The Arachis duranensis cultivar V14167 chromosome 2, aradu.V14167.gnm2.J7QH, whole genome shotgun sequence genome has a window encoding:
- the LOC107473834 gene encoding cellulose synthase A catalytic subunit 4 [UDP-forming]-like — protein sequence MNSSTSMAAASTAGSHSRKGLGFMHYDDSDEENADYNQQQWQHNVEAFSLAGSVASKDSEVEIGFLRNTEKHIERKEKKGLISNDQEDEDYILAEARQPLWRKVPVPSSLINPYRIVIVMRLVVLAFFFRFRILNPVHDAFPLWLVSVICEIWLALSWLVDQLPKWFPITRETSLERLSLRFEQEGRQNKLAPVDVFVTTADPFKEPPIITANTVLSVLSVDYPVEKVNCYVSDDSASMLLYDTLYETSEFARIWIPFVNKYSIEPRAPEFYFSQKVDYLKDKVHPTFVRDRRAMKREYEEFKVRINVLISKAQKKPEEGWVMKDGTPWPGNNTEDHPGMIQVCLGSAGTLDMDGKQLPRLVYVSREKRPGYRHHEKAGAMNALVRVSAVLSNAPFVLNLDCDQYINNSKTIREAMCFLMDPQLGKRICFVQFPKRFDGIDNNDRYANRNTVFYDIVMKGLDGIQGPVYVGTGCVFNRQAIYGNKPPSDKKPKTSQSSCCCCCCSGDDSGSTFDLEEIDEGLEGFEEKEETSFISMKNFEKQYGMSPVLIASVLMEDGGLPKVTNTQLLIKEAIHVISCGYEEKTEWGKEIGWLYGSVTEDILTGFNMHCRGWKSVYCTPKRDAFKGSAPINLSDRLHQVLKWALGSTEIFFSGYCPLWYGYTGKLKLLQRLAYTNTIVYPFTSIPLLVYCTIPAVCLLTGKFIVPALTNVASIWLMALFTSMILTCVLELRWSGVNIQDWWRNEQFWVIGSVSSHLFAVFQGLLKVGGVHSNFTIRAKSTDNNSVSNQLYLFKWTTLMIPPTSLVILNMVGIVAGISDAINNGYNSWGPLFGKLFFSFWVIIHLYPFLKGLMGRQNRTPTIVVLWSILFALVFSMIWVRIDVFLPKKTGPVLVQCGLEC from the exons GAAAATGCAGACTACAATCAGCAACAGTGGCAGCACAATGTTGAAGCTTTCTCTTTAGCTGGAAGTG TTGCTAGTAAGGATTCTGAAGTAGAAATTGGATTCTTAAGAAATACAGAGAAACacatagaaagaaaagaaaagaaaggactAATAAGCAATGATCAAGAAGATGAAGATTACAT TTTGGCTGAAGCAAGGCAACCATTGTGGCGAAAAGTACCGGTACCTTCAAGCCTAATCAATCCATACCGGATAGTCATTGTCATGCGCCTCGTCGTGCTGGCATTCTTTTTTCGCTTCCGGATCCTGAATCCAGTCCATGATGCATTTCCACTCTGGTTGGTCTCAGTAATTTGTGAAATATGGCTAGCATTGTCCTGGCTAGTTGATCAGCTACCAAAATGGTTCCCCATCACACGCGAAACCAGCCTCGAGCGCTTGTCCTTGCGCTTCGAGCAAGAAGGCAGGCAAAACAAACTAGCCCCTGTTGATGTTTTTGTGACAACTGCGGACCCTTTTAAAGAACCACCAATCATAACAGCAAACACTGTCTTATCAGTACTTTCTGTTGATTATCCAGTAGAAAAGGTTAACTGCTATGTCTCGGACGACAGTGCTTCAATGCTTCTCTATGATACTTTGTATGAAACTTCAGAGTTTGCAAGAATTTGGATCCCTTTTGTGAATAAGTACAGCATTGAGCCAAGAGCACCTGAATTCTATTTCTCTCAGAAGGTTGATTACTTGAAAGACAAGGTTCATCCTACATTTGTAAGGGACCGCAGGGCGATGAAG AGAGAGTATGAAGAGTTTAAGGTGAGAATCAATGTGTTGATTTCAAAGGCTCAGAAGAAACCAGAAGAGGGTTGGGTGATGAAAGATGGAACACCTTGGCCTGGGAACAACACTGAAGATCATCCAGGGAtgattcag GTGTGTTTGGGAAGTGCTGGTACACTGGACATGGATGGCAAACAACTGCCACGGCTTGTGTATGTTTCGAGGGAGAAGCGCCCCGGCTATCGACACCACGAGAAAGCTGGTGCTATGAATGCTTTG GTTCGAGTTTCTGCTGTTCTTAGCAATGCTCCTTTCGTGTTGAACTTGGATTGTGACCAGTATATCAATAATAGCAAGACTATAAGGGAGGCTATGTGCTTCTTAATGGATCCTCAGCTTGGAAAGAGGATTTGTTTTGTCCAATTTCCAAAAAGGTTCGATGGCATCGATAACAACGATCGATATGCTAATCGCAATACCGTGTTCTATGAT ATCGTGATGAAAGGACTTGATGGGATTCAAGGCCCAGTGTATGTTGGCACTGGTTGTGTTTTCAATAGGCAGGCAATATATGGAAATAAACCGCCATCTGATAAAAAGCCGAAGACAAGCCAGTCTTcatgctgctgctgctgctgttcAGGTGATGATTCTGGGTCCACATTTGATCTTGAAGAGATTGATGAAGGACTTGAAGGGTTTGAAGAGAAAGAGGAAACATCCTTCATTTCAATGAAAAACTTTGAGAAGCAATATGGAATGTCACCAGTTTTGATTGCTTCTGTTTTGATGGAAGATGGTGGACTTCCAAAAGTGACCAATACACAGTTGCTGATTAAGGAAGCAATTCATGTTATTAGCTGTGGTTATGAAGAGAAAACTGAATGGGGCAAAGAG ATTGGGTGGCTTTATGGCTCAGTGACAGAAGATATCTTAACAGGATTTAACATGCATTGTAGAGGGTGGAAATCAGTGTACTGCACGCCAAAGAGAGATGCTTTTAAGGGATCTGCTCCTATAAATCTATCTGATAGATTACACCAAGTTCTGAAATGGGCTCTTGGTTCAACTGAGATTTTCTTTAGTGGCTATTGCCCATTGTGGTATGGTTATACTggtaaactaaaattgctacaGAGGTTGGCTTACACTAATACTATAGTTTATCCTTTCACTTCCATCCCTCTCTTGGTGTACTGCACGATTCCGGCCGTCTGTCTTCTGACTGGAAAATTCATCGTCCCCGCG TTAACAAATGTTGCTAGCATTTGGCTAATGGCTCTGTTCACCTCCATGATCTTAACGTGCGTGCTAGAGCTCCGGTGGAGTGGGGTAAACATTCAGGACTGGTGGCGCAACGAGCAATTCTGGGTGATCGGCAGCGTCTCCTCGCACCTCTTTGCCGTGTTCCAAGGTCTCCTCAAAGTTGGTGGAGTACACTCTAACTTCACAATCAGAGCAAAATCCACAGATAACAACAGTGTATCCAATCAACTCTATCTCTTCAAATGGACAACTCTTATGATACCACCAACAAGTCTTGTGATCTTGAACATGGTTGGGATTGTGGCCGGAATATCTGATGCCATTAACAATGGATATAACTCATGGGGACCTTTGTTTGGgaagcttttcttttctttttgggtcATTATTCATCTATATCCTTTCCTTAAAGGTCTAATGGGAAGGCAGAACAGAACACCTACCATTGTTGTCCTCTGGTCAATACTTTTTGCATTGGTTTTCTCAATGATTTGGGTGAGAATTGATGTGTTCTTGCCCAAGAAAACAGGTCCAGTTCTAGTACAGTGTGGGTTAGAATGCTAA